In Variovorax paradoxus, a single genomic region encodes these proteins:
- the tam gene encoding trans-aconitate 2-methyltransferase: protein MLDWNPALYRRYEDERTRPAQELLARVPLTEAARVVDLGCGPGNSTELLVRRFPKAQVTGTDNSEAMLASARERLPQARFELSDIATWAPRSPEEAPDLIYANASLQWVPDHEKLIPRLFDALAPGGVLAVQMPDNRQESTHRLMRAVAAEAPWAEPIGDADRLRTRLLDLAGYYDLLAPRAAHVDVWHTIYQHRMADAASIVEWVRGTGLKPFVDRLEPALQASYLAEYERRVNEAYPARTDGKRLLAFPRMFIVAQKGGNA from the coding sequence ATGCTCGACTGGAACCCCGCGCTCTATCGTCGCTACGAGGACGAGCGCACCCGGCCCGCGCAGGAACTCCTGGCGCGGGTGCCGCTGACCGAGGCGGCCCGCGTGGTCGACCTCGGTTGCGGCCCGGGCAATTCCACCGAGCTGCTGGTTCGCCGGTTCCCGAAGGCGCAAGTCACCGGGACCGACAACTCCGAAGCCATGCTGGCCAGCGCGCGCGAGCGCCTGCCGCAGGCCCGCTTCGAGTTGAGCGACATCGCGACCTGGGCGCCGCGTTCTCCGGAAGAAGCGCCCGACCTCATTTATGCCAATGCGTCGCTGCAGTGGGTGCCCGATCACGAAAAGCTGATCCCGCGCCTGTTCGACGCGCTGGCGCCGGGCGGCGTGCTCGCCGTCCAGATGCCCGACAACCGCCAGGAGTCCACGCACCGGCTGATGCGCGCCGTGGCCGCCGAAGCGCCGTGGGCCGAGCCCATCGGCGACGCCGACAGGCTTCGCACCCGGCTGCTCGACCTGGCCGGCTACTACGACCTGCTGGCACCGCGCGCCGCGCATGTCGACGTGTGGCACACCATCTACCAGCACCGCATGGCCGACGCTGCGTCCATCGTCGAATGGGTGCGCGGCACGGGGCTGAAGCCTTTTGTCGATCGCCTGGAGCCCGCATTGCAGGCCAGCTATCTCGCCGAATACGAACGCCGGGTGAACGAGGCCTATCCGGCCCGCACCGACGGCAAGAGGCTGCTCGCGTTCCCGCGCATGTTCATCGTCGCGCAGAAGGGCGGCAACGCATGA
- a CDS encoding HpcH/HpaI aldolase/citrate lyase family protein, which produces MTGKAVHPAEVLLGAQAGAVTLPVCDHYSGVEARMKKSLALQAEMAEEFGACVFDVTLDCEDGAPVGGEAEHAALVTELALAARPGMRVGVRVHPVDHPAFDGDVITIAGRAGHRLSHLMVPKVESVADVLQAVSALEAADAAELPLHVLIESPLAVHNAFEIAAHPRVQSLSFGLMDFVSAHAGAIPADGMGAAGQFSHPLVVRAKLAIASAAHAYGKVPSHCVVTEFNDTDAMRTAARKAATEFGYTRMWSIHPNQIRPILEAFAPDEAQIQIATKILVKAAAADWAPTQIDGTLHDRASYRHFWQVLTRAHATGRALPPEAKAWFALAAS; this is translated from the coding sequence ATGACCGGCAAAGCCGTCCATCCCGCCGAAGTGCTGCTGGGCGCGCAGGCCGGCGCCGTGACGCTGCCCGTGTGCGACCACTACAGCGGCGTCGAGGCGCGCATGAAGAAGAGCCTCGCGCTCCAGGCCGAGATGGCCGAGGAGTTCGGCGCCTGCGTGTTCGACGTCACCCTCGATTGCGAAGACGGCGCCCCCGTGGGCGGCGAGGCGGAGCATGCCGCGCTCGTCACCGAACTCGCGCTGGCCGCCAGGCCCGGCATGCGCGTCGGCGTGCGCGTGCACCCGGTCGACCATCCGGCCTTTGACGGCGACGTGATCACCATTGCCGGACGCGCCGGTCATCGCCTGAGCCACCTGATGGTGCCCAAGGTCGAATCGGTGGCCGATGTGTTGCAGGCTGTTTCCGCGCTGGAGGCCGCCGATGCCGCCGAGTTGCCGCTGCACGTGCTCATCGAATCGCCGCTGGCGGTGCACAACGCCTTCGAAATCGCCGCGCACCCGCGCGTGCAGTCGCTGAGCTTCGGCCTGATGGATTTCGTCTCGGCCCACGCCGGCGCCATTCCCGCCGACGGCATGGGCGCGGCGGGGCAGTTCAGCCATCCGCTGGTGGTGCGGGCCAAGCTGGCCATCGCATCGGCCGCGCATGCCTATGGCAAGGTGCCATCGCACTGTGTGGTCACCGAGTTCAACGACACCGATGCCATGCGCACGGCGGCCCGCAAGGCGGCCACGGAATTCGGCTACACGCGCATGTGGAGCATCCACCCGAACCAGATCCGGCCCATCCTCGAGGCCTTTGCGCCGGACGAGGCGCAGATTCAAATTGCCACAAAAATCCTTGTAAAGGCGGCGGCCGCGGATTGGGCCCCGACACAAATTGATGGCACATTGCACGACCGCGCGAGCTACCGCCATTTCTGGCAGGTTCTGACACGTGCCCACGCAACAGGGCGCGCGTTGCCCCCCGAGGCGAAAGCCTGGTTTGCGCTCGCGGCCTCCTGA
- a CDS encoding bifunctional aconitate hydratase 2/2-methylisocitrate dehydratase: MLQAYVDHVAERAALGIPPLPLSAKQTSEAIELLKSANAKDGAFLLDLLTYRVPAGVDDAAKVKASYLAAVAHGTEKSEFISRARATELLGTMLGGYNISPMIDLLDDAEVGAVAAEGLKKTLLMFDQFHDVKEKADKGNANAKGVLQSWADAEWFTSRPEVPESITVSIFKVAGEINTDDLSPAPDATTRPDIPMHALAMHKNARPGIVPEEDGKRGPVKFIEDLRARGHLVAYAGDVVGTGSSRKSATNSVLWFTGEDIPFVPNKRFGGVCLGGKIAPIFYNTMEDSGALPIELDVTQMNMGDVVELRPYEGKALKDGKVIAEFQVKSDVLFDEVRAGGRIPLIIGRGLTTKAREALGLPVSTLFRLPQSPVDTKKGFSLAQKMVGRACGLPEGQGVRPGTYCEPKMTSVGSQDTTGPMTRDELKDLACLGFSADLVMQSFCHTAAYPKKVDVKMHHELPEFMANRGGVSLRPGDGVIHSWLNRLLTPDTVGTGGDSHTRFPIGISFPAGSGLVAFAAATGVMPLDMPESVLVRFKGKMQPGVTLRDLVNAIPLYAIKSGLLTVAKQGKKNIFSGRILEIEGLPELKVEQAFELSDASAERSAAGCTVHLNKEPIIEYINSNITLMKWMIAEGYADARTLQRRIAAQEAWLANPQLLKGDDDADYAAVIEIDLAEIHEPIVACPNDPDDVKTLSDVAGAAIDEVFIGSCMTNIGHFRAASKLLEGKRDIPVKLWIAPPTKMDAQQLTEEGHYGVFGNAGARTEMPGCSLCMGNQAQVREGATVMSTSTRNFPNRLGKNTNVYLGSAELAAICSRLGRIPTREEYMAASGVLEASSTQIYQYLNFDKIEDYKGVADSVTA; encoded by the coding sequence ATGTTGCAAGCCTACGTTGATCATGTTGCCGAACGCGCCGCGCTCGGTATTCCGCCGCTGCCCCTGAGCGCCAAGCAGACCTCTGAAGCGATCGAGCTCCTCAAGAGCGCGAATGCCAAGGACGGCGCCTTCCTGCTGGACCTGCTCACCTATCGCGTGCCCGCCGGCGTCGACGACGCGGCCAAGGTCAAGGCGAGCTACCTCGCGGCCGTGGCCCACGGCACCGAGAAGAGCGAGTTCATTTCGCGCGCCCGCGCGACCGAACTGCTCGGCACCATGCTCGGCGGCTACAACATCAGCCCCATGATCGACCTGCTGGACGACGCCGAAGTCGGCGCCGTGGCGGCGGAAGGCCTGAAGAAAACCCTGCTGATGTTCGACCAGTTCCACGACGTCAAGGAAAAGGCCGACAAGGGCAATGCCAACGCCAAGGGCGTGCTGCAGAGCTGGGCCGATGCCGAGTGGTTCACCAGCCGCCCCGAAGTGCCCGAGAGCATCACCGTCAGCATCTTCAAGGTGGCCGGCGAAATCAACACCGACGACCTGTCGCCCGCGCCCGACGCGACGACGCGTCCCGACATCCCGATGCACGCCCTGGCGATGCACAAGAACGCACGCCCCGGCATCGTTCCCGAAGAAGACGGCAAGCGCGGCCCGGTGAAGTTCATCGAAGACCTGCGCGCGCGCGGCCACCTGGTGGCCTACGCCGGCGACGTGGTCGGCACGGGTTCGTCGCGCAAGAGCGCCACCAACTCGGTGCTGTGGTTCACGGGCGAAGACATTCCCTTCGTGCCCAACAAGCGCTTCGGCGGCGTCTGCCTCGGCGGCAAGATCGCTCCCATCTTCTACAACACGATGGAAGACTCGGGCGCGCTGCCGATCGAACTCGACGTCACGCAGATGAACATGGGCGACGTGGTCGAGCTGCGTCCCTATGAAGGCAAGGCGCTGAAGGACGGCAAGGTCATCGCCGAATTTCAGGTCAAGAGCGACGTGCTGTTCGACGAAGTGCGCGCCGGCGGCCGCATTCCGCTGATCATCGGCCGTGGCCTGACCACCAAGGCACGCGAAGCGCTGGGCCTGCCCGTGTCGACGCTGTTCCGCCTGCCGCAGAGCCCTGTCGACACCAAGAAGGGTTTCTCGCTCGCGCAGAAGATGGTCGGCCGCGCCTGCGGCCTGCCCGAAGGCCAGGGCGTTCGCCCGGGCACGTACTGCGAACCCAAGATGACCTCGGTCGGCTCGCAGGACACCACCGGCCCGATGACGCGCGACGAGCTGAAGGACCTGGCCTGCCTGGGCTTCTCGGCCGACCTCGTCATGCAGTCGTTCTGCCACACGGCGGCCTACCCCAAGAAGGTCGACGTCAAGATGCACCACGAACTCCCCGAGTTCATGGCCAACCGCGGCGGCGTTTCGCTGCGTCCGGGCGACGGCGTGATCCACAGCTGGCTCAACCGCCTGCTGACGCCCGACACCGTGGGCACGGGCGGCGACAGCCACACCCGTTTCCCCATCGGCATCAGCTTTCCGGCCGGCTCCGGCCTCGTGGCCTTCGCGGCCGCCACCGGCGTGATGCCGCTGGACATGCCCGAGTCGGTGCTCGTGCGCTTCAAGGGCAAGATGCAGCCCGGCGTCACGCTGCGTGACCTGGTCAATGCGATTCCGCTGTACGCCATCAAGTCGGGCCTGCTGACGGTGGCCAAGCAAGGCAAGAAGAACATCTTCTCGGGCCGCATCCTCGAAATCGAAGGCCTGCCCGAACTGAAGGTGGAGCAAGCCTTCGAGCTGAGCGACGCCTCGGCCGAACGCTCGGCCGCCGGCTGCACGGTGCACCTGAACAAGGAACCGATCATCGAGTACATCAACAGCAACATCACGCTGATGAAGTGGATGATTGCCGAAGGCTACGCCGACGCCCGCACGCTGCAGCGCCGCATCGCCGCGCAGGAAGCCTGGCTCGCGAACCCGCAGCTGCTCAAGGGCGACGACGATGCCGACTACGCCGCCGTCATCGAGATCGACCTGGCCGAGATCCACGAGCCCATCGTGGCCTGCCCGAACGACCCTGACGACGTGAAGACGCTGAGCGACGTGGCCGGCGCCGCGATCGACGAAGTGTTCATCGGTTCGTGCATGACCAACATCGGCCACTTCCGCGCCGCGTCGAAGCTGCTCGAAGGCAAGCGCGACATTCCGGTCAAGCTGTGGATCGCTCCGCCGACCAAGATGGACGCGCAGCAGCTCACCGAAGAAGGCCACTACGGCGTGTTCGGCAATGCCGGTGCCCGCACCGAAATGCCGGGCTGCTCGCTGTGCATGGGCAACCAGGCACAGGTGCGCGAAGGCGCGACGGTCATGTCGACCAGCACCCGCAACTTCCCGAACCGCCTGGGCAAGAACACCAACGTGTACCTCGGCTCGGCCGAACTGGCCGCCATCTGCTCGCGCCTGGGCCGCATCCCGACGCGCGAGGAATACATGGCTGCTTCGGGCGTGCTCGAAGCCTCCAGCACGCAGATCTACCAGTACCTGAACTTCGACAAGATCGAAGACTACAAGGGCGTGGCGGACTCGGTCACGGCCTGA
- a CDS encoding acyl-CoA dehydrogenase, with protein MPLATLIGRWAMKPFSKALPPLGDTERAALEAGTVGFEGRLFAGRPDFDVLAAMGPNQLTEREQAFLDNEVRALCHMLDDHAIDQARDLPPEVWRFLREKRFFGMIIPEEFGGLGFSHFAHATVVTRIATINTATAVTVMVPNSLGPAELLLRYGTDAQKDHYLPRLADGRELPCFGLTSPYAGSDAASIPDRGVVVEREFEGRMTRGFLVDFDKRYITLAPVATVVGLAFHAVDESRPEGQRELGITCALIPVPHEGMEIGRRHRPMDSAFMNGPIHGRQVFVPMDWIIGGDKQVGQGWRMLMECLAAGRAISLPALGSAMQQTALYVSNGYGQIREQFGMPVGKFHAVAGLVAQMSAELYATDAARRFTAAALDKGERPSVASAILKVQLTEAGRRAVNHGMDILGGKGIIYGPSNLLGVAYRQAPIAITVEGANILTRALIVFGQGAVRCHPHVLDEMAAVQAGDETALGKALMAHGRHVATNLWHSLFGAPVLGEPPEDLLPEARLVARMSAKYALTADLAMGMLGGKLKRMELLSARLGDVLAHLYLASASIWRYRVDGAPELLPFAQAAIRLQLDEAGKILRDLYANLPTAGRRVIGALVLRRTAHLAPLRDVQLIELAELLRKNPRIVERLAPDLSEPAAGGLRDLMHAMELSAQLGDTTAALNKVLRRTNSLEEAASSALDPELALAYLKAADKVIQVDDFKGPPRGADGKADLNPPAAASTAPVAPPVQPAPPPSVRPPERTIPPRVPAM; from the coding sequence ATGCCGCTGGCGACACTGATCGGCCGATGGGCCATGAAGCCATTCTCGAAGGCGCTGCCGCCGCTCGGGGATACCGAGCGGGCCGCGCTCGAGGCCGGCACCGTCGGCTTCGAGGGCCGGCTGTTCGCGGGGCGTCCCGATTTCGACGTGCTCGCGGCCATGGGGCCGAACCAGCTCACCGAGCGCGAGCAGGCCTTTCTCGACAACGAAGTGCGCGCCCTGTGCCACATGCTGGACGACCACGCGATCGACCAGGCGCGCGACCTGCCGCCTGAGGTGTGGCGCTTTCTGCGTGAAAAGCGCTTCTTCGGAATGATCATTCCCGAGGAGTTCGGCGGCCTCGGCTTCAGCCACTTCGCGCACGCCACCGTGGTGACGCGCATCGCCACCATCAACACCGCCACGGCCGTCACGGTCATGGTGCCCAACTCGCTGGGGCCGGCCGAACTGCTGCTGCGCTACGGCACCGACGCGCAGAAAGACCACTACCTGCCGCGCCTGGCCGATGGCCGCGAGCTGCCGTGCTTCGGCCTGACCTCGCCTTATGCGGGCTCGGACGCGGCATCGATTCCCGATCGCGGCGTGGTGGTCGAGCGCGAGTTCGAGGGCCGCATGACGCGCGGCTTCCTGGTCGATTTCGACAAGCGCTACATCACCCTCGCGCCGGTGGCCACCGTGGTCGGCTTGGCCTTCCATGCCGTGGACGAGAGCCGGCCCGAGGGCCAGCGCGAGCTGGGTATCACCTGCGCGCTGATTCCCGTGCCGCATGAAGGCATGGAGATCGGCCGGCGCCATCGCCCCATGGACAGCGCCTTCATGAACGGCCCCATCCACGGGCGGCAAGTGTTCGTGCCGATGGACTGGATCATCGGCGGCGACAAGCAGGTCGGCCAGGGCTGGCGCATGCTGATGGAATGCCTGGCCGCGGGCCGCGCCATCTCGCTGCCCGCACTGGGCTCGGCCATGCAGCAGACAGCGCTATACGTGAGCAACGGCTACGGCCAGATCCGCGAGCAGTTCGGCATGCCGGTCGGCAAGTTCCACGCGGTGGCGGGGCTGGTGGCGCAGATGTCGGCCGAGCTGTATGCGACCGACGCGGCGCGGCGCTTCACCGCCGCTGCGCTCGACAAGGGCGAGCGGCCCAGCGTGGCCAGCGCCATTCTCAAGGTGCAGCTGACCGAGGCGGGGCGACGTGCCGTGAACCACGGCATGGACATCCTGGGCGGCAAGGGCATCATCTACGGCCCCTCGAACCTGCTCGGCGTGGCCTACCGGCAGGCGCCGATCGCGATCACGGTGGAAGGCGCGAACATCCTCACGCGCGCGCTCATCGTGTTCGGGCAGGGCGCGGTGCGTTGCCATCCGCATGTGCTCGACGAAATGGCGGCCGTGCAAGCGGGCGACGAAACCGCGCTCGGCAAGGCGCTGATGGCGCACGGCAGGCACGTGGCCACCAACCTGTGGCACAGCCTGTTCGGCGCGCCGGTGCTGGGCGAGCCGCCCGAAGACCTACTGCCGGAGGCGCGGCTGGTGGCGCGCATGAGCGCCAAGTACGCGCTCACGGCCGATCTCGCGATGGGCATGCTCGGCGGCAAGCTCAAGCGCATGGAACTGCTGTCGGCGCGGCTCGGCGATGTGCTCGCCCACCTGTATCTGGCCAGCGCGAGCATCTGGCGCTACCGCGTCGACGGCGCGCCCGAGCTGCTGCCGTTCGCGCAGGCCGCGATCCGGCTGCAACTCGACGAGGCCGGCAAGATCCTGCGCGACCTGTACGCCAACCTGCCGACGGCTGGCCGGCGCGTGATCGGGGCGCTGGTGCTGCGCCGCACCGCGCATCTGGCGCCGCTGCGCGATGTGCAGCTGATCGAGTTGGCGGAGTTGCTGCGCAAGAACCCGCGCATCGTCGAGCGCCTCGCGCCCGACCTCAGCGAGCCTGCGGCCGGCGGCCTGCGCGACCTGATGCATGCGATGGAGCTTTCGGCGCAGCTCGGCGACACCACGGCCGCGCTCAACAAGGTGCTGCGCCGCACGAATTCGCTGGAGGAGGCGGCCAGCTCGGCGCTCGACCCCGAGCTTGCGCTGGCTTACCTGAAGGCGGCCGACAAGGTCATCCAGGTGGACGACTTCAAGGGCCCGCCGCGCGGCGCGGACGGCAAGGCCGACCTCAACCCGCCTGCTGCGGCGTCGACTGCGCCAGTTGCGCCGCCAGTGCAGCCAGCGCCGCCGCCGTCTGTTCGTCCGCCGGAAAGAACGATTCCACCGCGAGTTCCTGCAATGTGA